One window of Dehalococcoidia bacterium genomic DNA carries:
- a CDS encoding MBL fold metallo-hydrolase, which yields MEITWLGHSCFRLKGKEASVITDPYADTLGRSLGKIEATLVTVSNDHPHHNNVAAVAGAVRTIRGPGEYEVAHVLVMGIPTYHDAVKGKDLGKNIVYLIEMDDVRVCHLGDLGHTLSSKEIADLGAIDVLLVPVGGVCTINASTAAEVIGALEPKLVVPMHYPTTDTKVNLEPLERFLKAMGLANVQPLARLSVTASNVPQQTQVVVLEPVR from the coding sequence ATGGAGATTACGTGGCTGGGACACTCCTGCTTCCGCCTGAAGGGGAAGGAAGCGTCCGTCATCACCGACCCGTACGCGGACACTCTGGGCCGGTCGTTGGGCAAGATCGAGGCGACCCTCGTGACGGTCAGCAACGACCATCCCCACCATAACAACGTGGCGGCGGTGGCTGGCGCGGTGCGCACCATTCGCGGGCCGGGCGAGTATGAGGTCGCCCACGTTCTGGTGATGGGTATCCCCACCTACCACGACGCAGTCAAAGGGAAGGATCTGGGCAAGAACATCGTCTATCTCATTGAGATGGACGATGTTCGGGTGTGCCACCTGGGCGACCTGGGCCACACGCTCTCGTCCAAGGAGATCGCCGACCTTGGCGCCATTGACGTGTTGCTCGTGCCTGTCGGCGGCGTCTGCACCATCAACGCGTCCACGGCCGCGGAGGTCATCGGCGCGCTGGAGCCCAAGCTGGTGGTGCCGATGCACTATCCGACCACCGACACGAAGGTCAACCTGGAGCCGCTGGAGCGGTTCCTGAAGGCGATGGGACTCGCGAACGTGCAACCTCTGGCCCGTCTCTCCGTCACCGCCAGCAACGTGCCTCAGCAGACCCAGGTGGTCGTGCTGGAGCCGGTCCGGTAG
- a CDS encoding biotin transporter BioY, protein MQNQLRPATLVEALVPGRNLTISRALLRDVLLVVGFSALIALSARIAVFLPFTPVPITAQTLAVLLTGAVLGSKRGALALLAYIAEGAAGLPVFSAGRAGLPILLGPSGGYIWGFLAAAFLVGFLTERGWDRTVWTAALAMLIGTAIIYLFGVPQLAFVLSPTSGAALGLDKALALGVLPFLPGDAIKLLIAAGVLPSAWALLGHK, encoded by the coding sequence ATGCAGAACCAACTCCGCCCGGCCACCCTTGTCGAGGCGCTGGTCCCGGGGCGCAACCTCACCATCTCCCGGGCGTTGCTCCGGGACGTGCTCCTGGTCGTTGGCTTCAGCGCGCTGATTGCCCTTTCCGCCAGAATCGCCGTCTTCCTGCCGTTCACGCCCGTCCCCATCACCGCGCAGACCCTGGCCGTGCTCCTGACCGGCGCCGTCCTGGGCAGCAAGCGCGGGGCCTTGGCGCTCCTCGCGTACATCGCCGAGGGCGCCGCGGGCCTGCCGGTCTTCTCCGCGGGACGGGCCGGCCTGCCCATCCTGCTGGGGCCCTCCGGCGGCTACATCTGGGGCTTCCTGGCCGCCGCCTTCCTGGTGGGCTTCCTCACTGAGCGCGGCTGGGACCGCACGGTGTGGACCGCGGCCCTCGCCATGCTCATCGGCACCGCCATCATCTACCTCTTCGGCGTGCCGCAGCTCGCCTTCGTGCTCAGCCCGACCAGCGGCGCGGCTCTGGGCCTGGACAAGGCCCTGGCGCTCGGCGTGCTGCCCTTCCTCCCCGGTGACGCCATCAAGCTGCTCATCGCGGCGGGCGTCCTGCCTTCCGCGTGGGCGCTCCTGGGCCACAAGTAA